The following are encoded in a window of Tessaracoccus flavescens genomic DNA:
- the mraY gene encoding phospho-N-acetylmuramoyl-pentapeptide-transferase, whose product MINILLAGGLSLIFAMVGTPMLIKFLTKRQYGQFIREDGPTAHYVKRGTPTMGGLVIVGSVILAYFISHLVRWQPPTLSGLLLLGLATAMGFLGFLDDWAKISKERSLGLTARGKLIGQVVIGGVFALVALNFPDHRGQTPASPAISFLRDIGWLQLPIFLAVIVIVFLIAAWSNAVNLTDGLDGLAAGSATLVFSAYTLVNIWQFNQWCGRASTAGPRCYEVRDPNDLAVVAIAFAGACFGFLWWNAKPAKIFMGDTGSMAIGAALAGLSVMTRTELLLVILGLLFVIEVGSVALQVTYFKATKGKRIFKMSPIHHHFELLGWQEVTVVIRFWIICGLCVAIGLGIFYAEWVTGQ is encoded by the coding sequence GTGATCAACATCCTGCTTGCGGGCGGGCTGTCCCTGATATTCGCGATGGTGGGCACCCCGATGCTCATCAAGTTCCTGACCAAGCGTCAGTACGGACAGTTCATCCGGGAGGACGGGCCGACGGCCCACTACGTGAAGCGTGGCACCCCCACCATGGGCGGCCTCGTCATCGTCGGATCGGTGATCCTCGCGTACTTCATCTCGCACCTGGTGCGCTGGCAACCGCCGACGCTCTCGGGGCTGCTGCTGCTCGGCCTCGCCACCGCGATGGGCTTCCTCGGCTTCCTCGACGACTGGGCGAAGATCTCCAAGGAACGCAGCCTCGGACTGACCGCCCGCGGAAAGCTGATCGGCCAGGTGGTGATCGGCGGCGTCTTCGCGCTGGTCGCGCTGAACTTCCCCGACCACAGGGGTCAGACCCCCGCTTCTCCCGCGATCTCCTTCCTGCGCGACATCGGGTGGCTGCAGCTGCCCATCTTCCTCGCCGTGATCGTGATCGTCTTCCTGATCGCCGCATGGAGCAACGCCGTCAACCTGACCGACGGGCTCGACGGCCTCGCCGCGGGGAGCGCCACGCTCGTCTTCTCCGCCTACACGCTCGTCAACATCTGGCAGTTCAACCAGTGGTGCGGCCGCGCCTCCACCGCGGGGCCGCGGTGTTACGAGGTGCGCGACCCCAACGACCTCGCGGTCGTGGCCATAGCCTTCGCAGGCGCCTGTTTCGGCTTCCTCTGGTGGAACGCCAAGCCCGCCAAGATCTTCATGGGCGACACCGGCTCCATGGCCATCGGTGCCGCCCTCGCAGGCCTGTCTGTGATGACAAGGACCGAGCTGCTGCTGGTCATCCTCGGCCTGCTCTTCGTGATTGAGGTCGGCTCGGTCGCGCTGCAGGTGACCTACTTCAAGGCGACAAAGGGCAAGCGCATCTTCAAGATGTCGCCGATCCACCATCACTTCGAGCTCCTCGGCTGGCAGGAGGTGACCGTCGTGATCCGGTTCTGGATCATCTGCGGCCTCTGCGTGGCGATCGGGCTCGGCATCTTCTACGCGGAATGGGTGACCGGACAGTGA
- the mraZ gene encoding division/cell wall cluster transcriptional repressor MraZ — protein MFLGTYTPKLDEKGRLILPAKFREALAEGLVVTRTQERALAVYPRATFEAKMTSLISAPSTVKQVRDYQRMLMAGASDEVPDKQGRVTIPPNLRTYAGLDRDVVVIGAGDRAEIWDAQAWQQYSEASEEGFSEMDNEFTALSGL, from the coding sequence GTGTTCCTCGGGACGTACACGCCGAAGCTGGACGAGAAGGGCCGACTGATCCTTCCCGCGAAGTTCCGCGAAGCGCTCGCCGAGGGCCTCGTCGTGACGAGGACCCAGGAGCGGGCGCTGGCCGTGTACCCCCGCGCCACCTTCGAGGCGAAGATGACCTCCCTCATCAGCGCCCCGAGCACCGTGAAGCAGGTCCGCGACTATCAGCGCATGTTGATGGCGGGGGCCAGCGATGAAGTTCCGGACAAGCAGGGTCGGGTGACGATCCCGCCCAACCTCCGCACCTATGCGGGTCTGGATCGCGACGTCGTGGTGATCGGAGCGGGCGACCGCGCCGAGATCTGGGACGCCCAGGCATGGCAGCAGTACTCCGAGGCCAGTGAAGAGGGCTTCTCGGAGATGGACAACGAGTTCACCGCCCTCAGCGGGTTGTGA
- a CDS encoding peptidoglycan D,D-transpeptidase FtsI family protein, which translates to MLVVAVLLGVAGVRAVQLQGIDAKAYAAEAAAKMTKTRELPATRGSISDRNGVVLAATEPAMLVSIDPDMVRTNGADKRYPMSKKKQAEAAAAPEAVADLLVKHLGGRKADYVALINEDSRYEVVARQVPAATYTALQADMKLGIDGDRKRPWYGVFGTTDAIRTYPNRSVASNVIGFVNAEGKGAAGLEYALDDKLTGTAGTQAFDSSTYGRIPLGNSTMTPAVDGASYELTIDSDLNWMAEQALAQGARSAGAKTGTLVAMNVTNGEILALANYPSYDSAAPGTAEADDLGNRAVTQAYEPGSVEKVLTMAALADKGLVTPDSEVVVPPSIASGDGVVRDSYDHGTVNMTARGIIANSSNIGTIKLARELDKGELRDYLSAFGLGAKSGIGLPGETAGRLPDADMADYTRDQISFGQGLSVNAVQFSAAIAAAVNGGTYHQPTIIRSAKQADGTPIELPEPTSRRVVSEEASKQVVEMMESVITMGKPVEKRDRDIPGYRTAGKSGTAQRFDPECKCYNGFTSSFVGVAPAENPQILVYVALDQPTGENLGSRIALPVVNNLLKVALPRYNVAPSTTEAPNGPLTFD; encoded by the coding sequence ATGCTCGTGGTCGCGGTCCTGCTCGGCGTCGCGGGGGTCCGCGCCGTCCAACTGCAGGGCATCGACGCGAAGGCCTACGCCGCCGAGGCGGCGGCGAAGATGACCAAGACGCGTGAGCTGCCCGCCACCCGCGGGTCCATCAGCGACCGCAACGGCGTCGTGCTCGCCGCGACCGAGCCCGCGATGCTCGTCTCGATCGACCCCGACATGGTGCGCACCAACGGCGCAGACAAGCGGTACCCGATGAGCAAGAAGAAGCAGGCAGAGGCAGCCGCCGCGCCTGAGGCGGTCGCCGACCTGCTGGTCAAGCACCTCGGGGGCCGCAAGGCCGACTACGTGGCGCTGATCAACGAGGACTCGCGCTACGAGGTCGTCGCGCGGCAGGTGCCCGCCGCCACGTACACAGCGCTCCAGGCCGACATGAAGCTCGGCATCGACGGCGACCGGAAGCGTCCGTGGTACGGCGTGTTCGGCACCACCGATGCGATCCGCACCTACCCGAACCGCTCGGTCGCCTCGAACGTGATCGGCTTCGTCAACGCGGAAGGAAAGGGAGCCGCCGGGCTCGAGTACGCGCTCGACGACAAGCTCACCGGCACGGCAGGGACGCAGGCCTTTGACTCGTCGACCTACGGACGGATCCCGCTCGGCAACTCCACAATGACCCCCGCCGTCGACGGCGCGTCGTACGAGCTGACCATCGACTCCGACCTGAACTGGATGGCCGAGCAGGCCCTCGCCCAGGGCGCGCGCAGCGCTGGGGCCAAGACGGGAACGCTTGTCGCCATGAACGTCACCAACGGCGAGATCCTCGCGCTGGCGAACTACCCCTCCTACGACTCGGCCGCCCCCGGTACCGCGGAGGCGGACGACCTCGGCAACCGCGCCGTCACCCAGGCCTACGAGCCCGGTTCGGTGGAGAAGGTGCTCACCATGGCCGCGCTCGCGGACAAGGGCCTCGTCACGCCCGACAGCGAGGTCGTCGTGCCGCCGTCGATCGCCTCGGGCGACGGCGTCGTGCGCGACTCCTACGACCACGGCACCGTGAACATGACCGCGCGCGGCATCATCGCCAACTCATCCAACATCGGCACGATCAAGCTCGCCCGCGAGCTCGACAAGGGCGAGCTGCGCGACTACCTCTCGGCCTTCGGGCTCGGGGCCAAGAGCGGCATCGGGCTGCCAGGCGAGACCGCCGGCCGGCTCCCGGACGCGGACATGGCCGACTACACGCGCGACCAGATCTCGTTCGGTCAGGGCCTGAGCGTCAACGCCGTCCAGTTCTCGGCGGCCATCGCGGCAGCGGTCAACGGAGGCACCTACCACCAGCCGACGATCATCCGCTCGGCCAAGCAGGCAGACGGCACGCCCATCGAGCTGCCCGAGCCGACCTCGCGCCGCGTGGTCTCTGAGGAGGCATCGAAGCAGGTCGTCGAGATGATGGAGTCGGTGATCACGATGGGCAAACCCGTCGAGAAGCGCGACCGCGACATCCCCGGCTACCGCACGGCTGGCAAGTCGGGAACGGCGCAGCGCTTCGACCCGGAGTGCAAGTGCTACAACGGCTTCACGTCCTCGTTCGTCGGCGTCGCCCCGGCCGAGAACCCGCAGATCCTCGTCTACGTCGCGCTCGACCAGCCGACCGGTGAGAACCTCGGCAGCCGGATCGCGCTGCCCGTCGTGAACAATCTGCTGAAGGTCGCGCTTCCGCGCTACAACGTGGCCCCGTCGACGACGGAGGCACCGAACGGCCCGCTAACGTTCGACTGA
- a CDS encoding UDP-N-acetylmuramoyl-L-alanyl-D-glutamate--2,6-diaminopimelate ligase yields the protein MDTSLRPDPLPPAALSALISGLGLVGDTDSREPVTGITLDSRAVQPGWLYVAVPGSRAHGAQFAASAIESGAVAVLTDDAGMELIGPSLVPVVAAEDVRTAMATVAARLFGEPAREMTMLGVTGTNGKTTTVALLQSGLMAAGVPTGTIGTIGFRLGTQELRSSRSTVTTPESPDLQGLLAVMQRRGAQAVALEVSSHAMALERVDAIGFDAVGFLNLGRDHLDFHHTIEDYFEAKARLFEPGRSAVSVIWVDDERGQELARRVAQHGQSRLVTVGTTEGVDYLLADYEAVAPLGGVATVVRGGEALELELTLPGRYNMIDAAVALAMLEAVGVPASAALAGLRAAQVPGRMQRVDLGDDAPLVVVDFAHTPQAVEAALSSLAGIGPVISVLGCGGDRDPDKRPGMGAAAANGSALAIITDDNPRTEDPSSIRAQTLEGARSAADAGEVIEVAGRRAAIEEAIRRAGTGTVVAILGKGHERGQILADRVVDFDDVEEARRAWRRRVEEGASDASAHDE from the coding sequence ATGGATACCTCGCTCAGACCCGACCCGCTGCCCCCAGCCGCGCTGTCGGCGCTCATCTCCGGGCTCGGCCTCGTCGGGGACACCGACAGCCGGGAACCGGTGACGGGGATCACCCTCGACTCGCGTGCGGTGCAGCCCGGTTGGCTCTACGTGGCCGTTCCGGGGAGCAGGGCGCACGGCGCGCAGTTCGCGGCCTCGGCGATCGAATCCGGTGCGGTGGCGGTGCTCACCGACGACGCGGGGATGGAGCTGATCGGTCCCTCGCTCGTCCCCGTGGTCGCCGCCGAGGACGTCCGCACCGCCATGGCCACCGTCGCGGCCCGGCTCTTCGGGGAGCCCGCGCGCGAGATGACGATGCTCGGCGTCACCGGCACCAACGGCAAGACCACGACCGTCGCGCTCCTGCAGAGCGGCCTGATGGCGGCAGGGGTGCCCACCGGCACGATCGGCACCATCGGGTTCAGGCTCGGGACGCAGGAGCTGCGCTCGTCGCGCTCCACCGTGACCACGCCGGAGTCTCCCGATCTCCAGGGGCTGCTCGCCGTGATGCAGCGACGCGGCGCCCAGGCGGTGGCGTTGGAGGTCAGCTCGCACGCCATGGCGCTCGAACGGGTCGACGCGATCGGCTTCGACGCCGTCGGCTTCCTCAACCTCGGGCGCGACCATCTCGACTTCCACCACACCATCGAGGACTACTTCGAGGCGAAGGCCCGCCTCTTCGAGCCAGGACGCAGCGCCGTGAGCGTGATCTGGGTCGACGACGAGCGCGGCCAGGAACTCGCACGGCGGGTGGCGCAGCACGGCCAGTCACGCCTGGTCACCGTCGGCACCACCGAGGGCGTCGACTACCTACTCGCCGACTACGAGGCGGTCGCCCCGCTCGGCGGCGTGGCGACCGTCGTGCGCGGGGGAGAGGCGCTGGAGCTCGAGCTGACCCTCCCCGGGCGCTACAACATGATCGACGCGGCTGTCGCGCTTGCCATGCTCGAGGCGGTCGGGGTGCCCGCGTCCGCGGCGCTGGCCGGTCTCAGGGCCGCCCAGGTGCCCGGCCGGATGCAGCGCGTCGACCTCGGCGACGACGCGCCGCTCGTGGTGGTCGACTTCGCGCACACCCCGCAGGCCGTGGAGGCCGCCCTCTCGTCGCTCGCGGGCATCGGCCCCGTGATCTCGGTGCTCGGCTGCGGTGGCGACCGCGACCCTGACAAGCGGCCGGGCATGGGCGCCGCAGCGGCCAACGGGTCGGCGCTCGCCATCATCACCGACGACAACCCGCGCACGGAGGACCCCTCATCCATCCGGGCCCAGACGCTCGAGGGGGCCAGGTCGGCCGCCGATGCGGGCGAGGTGATCGAGGTCGCGGGGCGCCGCGCCGCCATCGAAGAGGCCATCCGCAGGGCCGGAACCGGTACTGTCGTAGCGATCTTGGGGAAGGGCCACGAGCGTGGCCAGATCCTCGCGGATCGCGTCGTCGACTTCGACGATGTCGAGGAGGCGAGGCGTGCCTGGCGCCGCCGCGTGGAGGAAGGAGCGTCGGATGCGTCCGCGCATGATGAGTGA
- a CDS encoding UDP-N-acetylmuramoyl-tripeptide--D-alanyl-D-alanine ligase has translation MRPRMMSELVDLMQPAAVELFGDDAQVGPDVVIDNREAGPGAVFVAIPGERVDGHRFAEAAVRSGAGGVIGMQVTEADVPHILAEDSVQALSWLARGIVREARARGLLSIGVTGSSGKTSTKDLMAQVFEAAGPTVAPAGSQNNEVGVPLTACRVDDETSFLISEMGARGVGHIAWLTSLVGLDIGVALNVGRAHVGEFGGLEVTARAKSEIVADLPADGWAVLNFDDPLVAAMRETTQARIAWFGEGELEGGDLRVTARDVTLNPLSQPSFTLHASDASAERSAGVSLSVIGRHQVSNALAAAAAALAAGLELDLIASALSGATPRSQWRMELHPRADGVLILNDAYNANPDSMAVALRTAVELAAGTRQEHPEAKVVAVLGDMLELGPLSADLHRELGRQAADAGVNELVAVGEFADDIVAGAEEEHLPARATVRDLVADSLNLGPGDVVLIKGSRGVGLETVAAELAAQDGEAS, from the coding sequence ATGCGTCCGCGCATGATGAGTGAACTCGTCGACCTGATGCAGCCGGCGGCCGTCGAGCTGTTCGGCGACGACGCACAGGTCGGGCCCGACGTGGTCATCGACAACCGCGAGGCAGGCCCGGGGGCCGTGTTCGTCGCCATCCCCGGTGAGCGCGTCGACGGGCACCGGTTCGCCGAGGCGGCCGTGCGCTCCGGTGCGGGAGGCGTGATCGGGATGCAGGTCACCGAGGCCGACGTGCCACACATCCTCGCGGAGGACTCCGTGCAGGCGCTCAGCTGGCTCGCCCGTGGCATCGTCCGCGAGGCCCGCGCCCGCGGTCTGCTCAGCATCGGGGTCACCGGCAGCTCGGGCAAGACGAGCACGAAGGACCTGATGGCCCAGGTGTTCGAGGCCGCCGGCCCGACGGTCGCCCCCGCCGGATCGCAGAACAACGAGGTCGGCGTGCCGCTCACCGCCTGCCGGGTCGACGATGAGACCTCGTTCCTGATCTCCGAGATGGGCGCCCGTGGCGTCGGACACATCGCCTGGCTCACCTCGCTCGTCGGGCTCGACATCGGCGTCGCGCTCAACGTCGGGCGCGCCCACGTCGGCGAGTTCGGCGGCCTCGAGGTCACTGCACGGGCCAAGTCCGAGATCGTCGCCGACCTGCCAGCCGACGGCTGGGCGGTGCTCAACTTCGACGACCCCCTCGTCGCCGCCATGCGCGAGACGACACAGGCCAGGATCGCCTGGTTCGGGGAGGGGGAGCTCGAGGGAGGCGACCTGCGCGTCACCGCCCGTGACGTGACGCTCAACCCGCTCAGCCAACCGTCGTTCACCCTGCACGCCTCCGACGCCTCCGCCGAGCGCTCTGCCGGCGTCAGCCTCTCTGTGATCGGCAGGCACCAGGTGAGCAATGCGCTCGCCGCCGCCGCGGCCGCGCTCGCAGCGGGGCTCGAGCTCGACCTCATCGCATCGGCGCTGTCCGGCGCGACGCCCAGGTCCCAGTGGCGGATGGAGCTGCACCCACGCGCGGACGGGGTCCTGATCCTCAACGACGCCTACAACGCGAACCCCGACTCGATGGCGGTCGCGCTGCGCACGGCGGTGGAGCTCGCTGCGGGGACCAGGCAGGAGCATCCCGAGGCGAAGGTCGTCGCGGTGCTCGGTGACATGTTGGAGCTCGGACCCCTCTCCGCGGATCTGCACCGGGAGTTGGGCAGGCAGGCAGCCGATGCGGGCGTCAACGAGCTCGTGGCCGTGGGGGAGTTCGCCGACGACATCGTCGCGGGAGCGGAGGAGGAACACCTCCCGGCCAGGGCGACGGTTCGGGATCTGGTGGCCGATTCCCTTAATCTTGGGCCCGGCGATGTTGTGCTGATCAAGGGATCGCGCGGCGTCGGCCTGGAGACCGTGGCGGCCGAACTGGCCGCCCAGGACGGAGAAGCGTCGTGA
- a CDS encoding DUF58 domain-containing protein, with translation MRARLTGRGLALLIVGLAGSAGAAFIGELDLLWLMLLLAALPLLALTYLLVARPRIDHERTLEPPMMPIGETARAVLRVLNNSPAQSSALRFSDAAEAPVGGGASFVIARGFGRWHQAVGYSMEATSRGRFTVGPLTAQATDPFGLAARTVTSSGENSVLRVTPHVWRLNGLPGGAGLGAAGDATPQRIGQAGTDDVLVREHRHGDDMRRVHWKMSAKRDDLMVRLEEHPWDPSSTLIVDTRRSAHPDHSPRGSLEWAVSAVASVGQTLLNGRFRLSIVAPSGVVFESGHSVGPVAQQRMLEALTDLAPSDQTGLSSAVTDPEALTTSASIIAATGLLGAADAAALSAAGSRARSLVALVPDAEAWGAPSKDHQDACRLLRSRGWRVETFSPGESVPSVWERVVR, from the coding sequence TTGCGCGCGCGCTTGACCGGCCGCGGGCTCGCCCTGCTGATCGTCGGACTTGCCGGCTCTGCGGGGGCCGCGTTCATCGGGGAACTCGACCTGCTGTGGCTCATGCTGCTGCTCGCCGCGCTCCCGCTGCTCGCCCTCACCTACCTCCTGGTGGCGAGGCCGAGGATCGACCACGAGCGCACCCTCGAGCCACCGATGATGCCGATCGGCGAGACGGCGCGCGCCGTCCTGCGGGTGCTGAACAACTCCCCCGCCCAGTCGAGCGCGCTGCGCTTCTCCGACGCCGCCGAGGCCCCAGTGGGCGGCGGGGCGTCCTTCGTGATCGCGAGGGGCTTCGGCCGGTGGCACCAGGCGGTCGGCTACAGCATGGAGGCGACCTCACGCGGCCGGTTCACGGTGGGCCCGCTGACCGCCCAGGCGACCGACCCGTTCGGGCTCGCCGCCCGCACCGTCACGTCGAGCGGTGAGAACTCCGTGCTGCGGGTCACCCCTCACGTCTGGCGGCTGAACGGGCTTCCCGGGGGTGCCGGGCTCGGCGCCGCGGGCGACGCGACGCCCCAACGGATCGGCCAGGCAGGAACCGACGACGTCCTCGTGCGCGAGCACCGCCACGGCGACGACATGCGGCGCGTGCACTGGAAGATGTCGGCGAAACGCGACGACCTGATGGTGCGGCTCGAAGAGCATCCCTGGGACCCGTCCAGCACCCTGATCGTGGACACGCGCCGCTCGGCGCACCCCGACCATTCGCCGCGCGGTTCCCTCGAATGGGCGGTCTCGGCCGTCGCCTCCGTCGGGCAGACGCTGCTCAACGGACGCTTCCGGCTGTCGATCGTCGCGCCGTCGGGCGTCGTGTTCGAGTCGGGCCATTCCGTCGGCCCCGTCGCCCAGCAGCGGATGCTGGAGGCGCTGACCGACCTCGCACCGTCCGACCAGACCGGCCTCTCGTCCGCCGTCACCGACCCGGAGGCGTTGACGACCTCGGCCTCCATCATCGCCGCGACCGGGCTGCTGGGCGCGGCAGACGCCGCCGCCCTCAGCGCAGCCGGCTCCCGCGCCAGGAGCCTCGTGGCGCTCGTCCCCGACGCAGAGGCCTGGGGTGCGCCGTCGAAGGACCACCAGGATGCCTGCCGCCTGCTGCGCAGCCGCGGCTGGCGCGTGGAGACCTTCTCGCCCGGCGAGAGCGTTCCGAGCGTCTGGGAGCGGGTGGTCCGGTGA
- a CDS encoding AAA family ATPase — protein MGRVIEGKPRQIRMAVTVLLAEGHLLIEDVPGVGKTVLAKALGRAIQGDVKRIQFTPDLLPSDVTGVSVFNQSTREFEFKPGGIFAHIVLGDEINRASPKTQSALLEAMAESQVSVDGRTHRLVQPFMVIATQNPIEMEGTYPLPEAQRDRFMARITMGYPARQSEVAMLTHHAGGNQLAAVQPVTDAATIASAIQAVRAVYVAPVINDYIVSMVEATRQHPELRLGASPRASLHLMRASRVAAALAGRDYVIPEDVQTLAVEVLSHRLLPTVEAQVAHRDPSTIMSAIVSSIPTPERG, from the coding sequence ATGGGACGCGTCATCGAGGGCAAGCCGCGGCAGATCCGGATGGCGGTGACTGTGCTGCTCGCCGAGGGGCATCTGCTGATCGAGGACGTGCCCGGCGTGGGCAAGACGGTCCTGGCGAAGGCGCTCGGCCGCGCGATCCAGGGCGACGTCAAGCGGATCCAGTTCACGCCCGACCTGCTGCCGAGCGATGTCACCGGCGTGTCGGTGTTCAACCAGTCGACCCGCGAGTTCGAGTTCAAGCCCGGCGGCATCTTCGCCCACATCGTGCTCGGCGACGAGATCAACCGCGCCTCGCCGAAGACCCAGTCGGCGCTGCTCGAGGCGATGGCCGAGTCCCAGGTCTCCGTCGACGGCCGCACGCACCGGCTCGTGCAGCCGTTCATGGTGATCGCCACGCAGAACCCCATCGAGATGGAGGGCACCTATCCGCTCCCCGAGGCGCAGCGCGACCGCTTCATGGCCCGGATCACCATGGGCTACCCCGCCCGCCAGTCCGAGGTCGCGATGCTGACCCACCACGCCGGGGGCAACCAGCTCGCCGCCGTGCAGCCGGTCACCGACGCGGCCACCATCGCCTCCGCCATCCAGGCGGTGCGCGCCGTCTACGTCGCCCCCGTGATCAACGACTACATCGTCTCCATGGTCGAGGCGACACGACAGCACCCGGAGCTGCGGCTCGGCGCGAGCCCCCGCGCCTCGCTGCACCTGATGCGGGCGTCGCGCGTCGCGGCCGCGCTGGCCGGACGCGACTACGTGATCCCCGAGGACGTGCAGACCCTCGCCGTCGAGGTGCTCTCGCACCGCCTCCTCCCCACCGTCGAGGCGCAGGTCGCCCACCGCGATCCGTCGACGATCATGTCGGCCATCGTCTCCTCCATCCCCACCCCCGAGCGGGGGTAA
- the rsmH gene encoding 16S rRNA (cytosine(1402)-N(4))-methyltransferase RsmH: protein MQGFADVHDPVMRERIVDLLRPALSRPGAIYVDGTLGLAGHAIAVLEACPEARLIGIDRDPDAHQVAEQRLGPLMERATLVHAVYDELPEVLDDLGVEKVDAILLDLGLSSLQIDRTDRGFAYRVDSPLDMRMNPTVGQTAADVLNSYSARDLANLLKWYGEERFADRIARAVVAERENQPFDRSGRLVEVISGAIPAAARHTGGHPAKRTFQALRIEVNRELVALEGVLPAAVGALSLGGRMAVLSYHSLEDRLVKRTFAAGAADRAPRDLPVVPENLKAELRLLTRGAERPDENETATNPRAASARLRVAERIREAS from the coding sequence ATGCAGGGCTTCGCCGATGTTCACGATCCGGTCATGCGTGAGCGCATCGTGGATCTCCTCCGCCCCGCCCTCTCGCGCCCGGGGGCCATCTATGTCGACGGCACGCTCGGGCTCGCCGGGCACGCCATCGCCGTGCTGGAGGCCTGCCCGGAGGCCCGGCTGATCGGGATCGACCGGGATCCGGACGCGCATCAGGTTGCCGAGCAGCGGCTCGGCCCGCTGATGGAGCGCGCCACGCTCGTGCACGCCGTCTACGACGAACTGCCGGAGGTGCTCGACGACCTCGGTGTGGAGAAGGTCGACGCGATCCTGCTCGACCTCGGGCTCTCGTCGCTGCAGATCGACCGCACCGACCGCGGCTTCGCCTACCGGGTGGACTCGCCGCTCGACATGCGGATGAACCCCACCGTCGGTCAGACGGCGGCAGACGTGCTCAACAGTTACTCGGCGCGCGACCTCGCCAACCTGCTCAAGTGGTACGGCGAGGAGCGTTTCGCGGACCGGATCGCCCGGGCCGTCGTGGCGGAGCGGGAGAACCAGCCGTTCGATCGTTCCGGGCGCCTCGTCGAGGTGATCTCGGGAGCCATCCCGGCCGCGGCACGGCACACCGGAGGGCACCCGGCCAAGCGGACCTTCCAGGCGCTGCGCATCGAGGTGAACCGCGAACTGGTGGCACTCGAGGGGGTCCTTCCCGCGGCTGTCGGTGCCTTGTCGCTCGGCGGCCGGATGGCGGTGCTCAGCTACCACTCGCTGGAGGACCGACTCGTCAAGCGGACCTTCGCCGCGGGTGCGGCCGACCGCGCCCCGCGCGACCTGCCGGTCGTGCCCGAGAACCTCAAGGCCGAACTTCGCCTCCTGACAAGGGGAGCGGAACGGCCGGACGAGAACGAGACAGCAACCAACCCCCGCGCAGCCTCCGCCCGGCTGCGCGTGGCCGAACGGATTAGGGAGGCATCATGA